One stretch of Halobiforma lacisalsi AJ5 DNA includes these proteins:
- a CDS encoding ABC transporter permease: MNWVVIARREFRDVRRSKALWGAVGGFAVFLGFILVSGQGRTAPDTAALSSLVGILSFFLPLMILAIGYPAITGERESGSIKYLLGLPNTRLEVFAGKVIGRTVIAIVAVSILLTVSAVVLRVWHGSFPMLEYAGFALLTLYFTVIWIGISVGVSAMCAARGRALAAMLGIYLGGGILWAVPQLTPQASFAYLVETVLGLDPAPQLYDFVLHLSPSFTYIIATNGLALGIRDDNPEIYAGHYTDGHPVYLQDWFMLVLLLVWLVVPLSIGYLRFRSADSV, translated from the coding sequence ATGAACTGGGTCGTCATCGCTCGAAGGGAGTTTCGGGACGTCCGACGGTCGAAAGCGTTGTGGGGGGCAGTTGGGGGATTCGCGGTCTTCCTCGGTTTCATACTCGTGAGCGGGCAGGGACGAACGGCGCCCGACACGGCGGCTCTTTCCAGTCTCGTCGGAATCCTCTCGTTTTTCTTACCACTCATGATCCTGGCGATCGGTTATCCCGCGATCACCGGTGAACGGGAGTCGGGGAGCATCAAATACTTGCTCGGACTTCCGAACACGCGGCTGGAGGTGTTCGCCGGCAAGGTTATCGGACGAACAGTGATCGCGATAGTCGCGGTTTCGATCCTCCTCACCGTCAGCGCGGTCGTCCTTCGGGTCTGGCACGGTAGCTTTCCGATGCTCGAGTACGCCGGTTTTGCACTTTTGACGCTGTACTTTACGGTCATTTGGATTGGGATCAGCGTCGGCGTTTCGGCGATGTGTGCCGCCCGCGGACGGGCGCTCGCCGCGATGTTGGGGATTTACCTGGGCGGCGGTATCCTGTGGGCTGTCCCCCAGCTCACTCCGCAGGCCAGTTTCGCCTACCTCGTGGAAACCGTCCTTGGACTCGATCCCGCACCGCAACTGTACGATTTCGTCTTGCACCTCAGTCCGTCGTTTACGTACATCATCGCCACCAACGGCCTCGCACTCGGAATCAGGGACGACAATCCGGAGATTTACGCGGGACACTACACCGACGGCCATCCGGTGTACCTCCAGGATTGGTTCATGCTCGTCCTGCTGCTCGTCTGGCTGGTGGTGCCGCTCAGCATCGGCTACCTTCGGTTCCGGAGCGCCGATTCCGTGTGA